The Carassius gibelio isolate Cgi1373 ecotype wild population from Czech Republic chromosome B19, carGib1.2-hapl.c, whole genome shotgun sequence genomic interval AATCTAAGTCATTTTATCATTTGTTtctaatttacttttatttgattacattacAAGTAGATTATTCAATTTAGATTTCACTTATTGCTTTTAGCCTGTGTTGTTAGGAACCCAGATCAACATATAAAAAGGAGGCCAAAGATCGAGGTGAAAGTGATTATATAATGTACTTAATTTTACAGTGTAAGAAATGACTGATAAAGAATACAGCTGTAAGAACTTTGCAGCTGTGCAAAtgcattaaatgcaaataaatcacTAGTGCAGTCACTAGctgttcaatatttatttatagaattcATGTAAATACTAACAAAATATGTATTCCCCTTCTAAGCTAAACTTCACCTTGTTAACAAAAAATGCACCATATATCTCTAAATATATCGCTAAGCATGTTTTGAGAATTTGCTAGTGTTATACATGGTGGAAAAATAAtgactgcttgtgtgtgtgtgtgtgtgtgtgtgtgtgtgtgtgtgtgtgtttattccaCTTTAACGCACACCATTATAATTAGGCCTACTCCATTTGGAAAAGTGCAAGAAAAATCCGTAAGTGTTGCATATTTGTCAACCATCTTCAAACCCAGCAATCAAACTGCCGCATCCAAGTGTCTTTCACCCACTAAGTCTTgctaataaatgttgtttctcGATCTGTATCGATTTATGTTCTTCTTTGTTTTGGTGAGAAAATGAAGTTGAACCAGTGAAGCGTTAATAGGCTGCTGTTGCTTTCTACCGAAGGCGGAGATGCTTCCTCAATTCACAGCCAATTAGCTGAGCTGTTGTTAGCCATAGCTGACTTTGTTTGGTCATATAGGAGATGGAACAACagcacataaatataaatatgaaatatggatTCTCTTCATactaaatgaataataatgcTAATGAAAACAGGATGAAAAATGATTGTATTGTTTCCTTCCCTTTTTGAGCATATtctgtcataataataataaacagaatgtgtttctttctttaatagaAGGAAGTATTTAGCAGAATGTGCaggtatatctatatctatctatccatcttgctgtttttatttttaatcaaattaatgaagAGTTGGTGAGACTTTCTTTTAACAGTCTTTATAACAGTGGTCTAcaattgaaaatgacaaaaaaacttgTTTGCTCTATTCTTTCTCTTGTTAAGTTACAGTATTATAGCGATGCATGAGGAACAAACCATAATTTAAGctattatttgaatgcatttctgTGCATCATAGCTCTTGAACagcttttgtgtttttattttgtgcttttgtcagcTTTTATGCAGCTCATTCAAACCTGGCACTGTGAGTCATGAGATAAACGTGACATCAAAATCTTATTTAAATGTGCAGATCCTTCAATTCTTATTAtgttccaccaaaataaaaaaatcatataggtTTGGATGCATAAATGATTGAACTGTTGCTCAAGGTTTATTATAGAGGAACTCACGCTCTCCAGGTAACTTCGGTGGGTGCTGGATTGGCATCAGCTTGGCAGGTCAAAACCACATCGGTTCGACCCATATACCAGTTACTGTCATAGCCTTCTATTGTCACAGTGGGTGGATctagagagaaagtgagagagagacatcCATCTGTAAATCCTGCACTGAAAGCACAGTTCAGAGGCTGGTTATCTGTGTTCATGGGTGGGGAGAGAAGAAGATACAGCTCTGCTGCCCTGTAAACTCTCAAAGTGCTTCGACACGCTGGAGAAATGCAAGAGGTGAGGATGTTCCAAACAGGGACGCTTATAAAAGGAAACGGTGAAGTTGCAAATCTCTGACATCCTCAAACATTCCAGCTCAGCAATGCGAACACAGACACCTCAAACACTCTGTAAATagctttcataaaaaaaacaaaaattgtgaaCAATGTGTTGAAGCTGACATGTGAGGCAGAGACGCTTAAACGCATTTTTTGATGAAGGTGGGGTGGAGGGAGAATGATACGGGAGGATTATGAGTTCACGTGTGTGTCACTGAGAACTTCTTCAAAGGATTAGTTCGGCCAGAATTACAATTCTACCCTTGTTTACTCACTCTCGTGTCGTTCCAAAATAGTATGACGTTCGTTCTTGAGAGAAACTTTACAAGAGAAGTTTTGAATAATCTGCTGGTGTGCTTTTCTTTTCAGTTACAGTACAACGAGTGCGAACTGAAGCTTTCAAGCTGTAAAAAGGACACAACAGCAGCATAAAAGTGTTGAGAAGTCACACGGCAGCACAGTGAGTAACGGAGGAAGATCTGAGTCGATTATTGACTGATAATCTTCCCCTCCAGTGAAGTACTAGCTGGCAGGACAGGATCactgagagagtgaaagagatcACAAACCAATCATTCACACCAGGGCTGTGCTCCCAAAAGAACTGGGGATCGTATTTTTACTTGAAACAAAATAAGTTTTAACTTAAAATTATAAGAACAAGACAttgaaaaacattgaaaaaataaactttcaattTATATTAACATCAGCTGAACCTGACATACtacattaactaaaataaaaaaaattataaaagcaacagacataaataataaaaatgacaaaaaaatataaaactttgaaaacagaatataaaaataaaaacggttatttataaaaacaataatcaaaactttgaaattgaaaatggaacatatatacatttataaattaaactaactcaaaataataagaataaactgtagattaattcaaatgaaacaataaaaaaataaaaacttaaaatttaatttatttgcattaatgtacTACACTACTATTGAtgtatgaaaatgacaaaaaaaataatacaattcataaaaatcagaaattgtaaaaaaaaaactagcaaaaaaaaaaggtaaaaatgtagaaaaaagaaCGGCAacaattattaatacaaaaatatatactattaattattaaaactttacctttaaaataaaaacaaataaaaataaaacatttagaattaATCAAAACCAGCAGTATCTCGATACTGAGAGAACACCAGTGGTCTCTACAATCTACTTTGCTTGAAATGATTTTGGGAAAGGCAGCTGTGATTTATGAACTGGATCAAAGTCAAATGGAAAGATCtcattcaaaaaatgtattattcattgctACTTAtctttattttgctattttaaagCTTGACAGCCCTAAAAGGCCCCTATTTTTATTATACTGAAAAGACCAGCCAGGGTTTTCTTCAGGAAGTCActctttgtgttccacagaagcaaGCATGGATTTAGACtgactttctttaataactacccctcgcagtgtgtgtgtgtgaatcttacACTGCACCACCAGCTTCAGTGGGAAGGAATTGGGTTCGTTCTGCGTCCTCTGGTTCACCACGCAGGTGATTTCTTTCCCGTTTTCAGCCGGGGTCGGGATCATCCGATACTCGCTCTTCACGGTGACCGTCCCGTCACTCTCGGGCACTGCAGTGTCATTATAGCGGCCAGCAACGCCTGTGCTCCAGGAGATTGTGGCCTCTGGTTTTCCTTGGGCAGCTTCACATCTGGCCACGACCACCTCAGAAGAGCCGGCCTGCACCGGGACAGCGGTGGCAGAGTTTTTGGGTCTGGCTGATGGAGGAGAAAAAAATCAAAGGTTTACCACAATGCTTTGCTTTTCAAcagtcttttctcttttttttttttttaaatcaatcaagTGGGCCTTGAGTTAAAAGACACACAGCAAAGCTGCTCAGTACTCACGCCTGTTATTGGCTTCTATTAATGGAATAATATCCAGTCAGCAGGTCATTATTGGAAAAAAACACACTGACAGGATGTTTTAAACATTCTACAGAGCCACTTATTACACAGCTACTTCAAAAGTaaatggacatgaaatattgattgatTACTGGAGAAGAAAGAGCACAGAGTGATACGAGAGGCAGGAAACTAGCACACTTATGAAGGAAACCAGATGCCTGGGACAAACGGGGACGCTCATTATACCAAAATATTTTAATCACAGAACCGAGTAGAATCTTTTCATGAGACTTaactaaaatgaactaaatttCATAAAACAACTGGAGAAAAAACCCCAGctgaattgaaatgaaataagacACTATACGTGCCATTTTTATCACTAAGAATTGTTATATAGCAGTGCATATAAATAACATGATCAGATATCAGTGACGGGTTATTCATtcattcttacacacacacacacacacacactctctctaactACTGAAGAGGCATGTCCAAACAGAGTTTAAAGCAAGAGTTACCGATCAACTTAAAGAGAGAGGTCTGAGTTAATGTGTTACTTTGTGTACTCGGGAGTAAACTGTGAAAGATAAACAGAGCGAGACGCTTGAACACAGCCAACACGGATAAACACTGACCTGTCTCTGGTGATAGCATTAGCTTGGTCATTCAAATGATGAATCAGGCTAATGGGCGACATTAGTGTTAAAGCAGACAGCAGAAGCACTACTGTGAGTAAAGCTAATATAGTCTGTGCACTCCTAACATTTCAGTCTGAACATCAACCTTAAGGTTTGTCCTCGTTTAGATTTTGTGTTGTTAATATTAAAGTAGCAATGATTGTAAATATTGCTTTGGTTTTAATGCGCTTATTATTTGGCCATTAGGTTTCCTAAAGACTGTGCCAGTAGGCTAATTTCACGCTCCCTGCTCATGTCAAGACTCACGAGCGTAGGAGCAGAGCTATTTTAAGAGCATCTCTGATTTGAACCTCATCGGCATTAATAGCAACCGTAAAGTTTGATTCATTTCCACAAATCAGTTCTTTTTCTTCAAATTACTCTGATTCAGTGACTAGTTTGAGTCATCATTTATCATTCTACATGCTTCTATATCACTATTGTTATTACTGTGATCATGATTTCTGCTTAGCATAATCGTTTGCCATATTGGCCTGCTGGTTAATTATCCTGAACATTTTGTACTGGTAACAAGCTTCCAGAAGCTTACGTGGTTGCAGTTGGCAAATTTTAAGAGTTTGAATCCCCCAATCATTAATCAATGGATCAAATACGAGACGTCCTATTTTAATGTGCACATTAAATTAATTTGGATTTGATATACATAAAAAGAAATGCAAGTAAATTTCTCctttaatgtaactttttttccatttctttttctaAAACCTTCTTATTAGACTTGTTGGTAAATTAACTATTGTTACTTTCTGTGAATCATAGTAAAAATGTTTGacagtcattatttttctttgccCATAAAAGCAGAACACATTGTAATGTAGGGAAACAAATTAAAGCTGCattaaacttttattgttatgatgctcgaaaacaatacattttctgcCAAGTGGTTTACGTAATCCTCCCAACTTGGCAACCATGCATTTGTGCTCTCTCTGCAATACTGAAAAAACACTGATGAACTGAAAACACCAGCAAACATGCTAGCTGCAGTTTAGCCATCTCTACTGACATAAAAAAGCAATACAGACAGGTTTTGACACAGCTGTTTACACCTAAATCTAAAAGCAAACTATGCATGTTGATGTTTTCTTGATTTGTGCTTATATGAAAGTGCAATAATTCtgatttcatgtaaaaaaaactacaatttaaaagGCAATTAAATAGCTGAGCAAAATAACCACGATCAATGCAGATAGTTTAGCCACTATCTGCAGCCCTAGAGGCGGGTCTATAATTAAACAAGTGTGTTCCTTACCCAGCATGATAAGAGTGGTAGTCCCCTGCTCGTTCCCACTGGGGTAAGTGGCGTACTCGCAGATGTACTTGCCAGCATCAACCATCTTCAGTTTGCTGATCCTAATGGAGGGGTTCTCCAGGGAGCCCTGAGTGAACGATACTCGGCCCTCAAAGTCTTTATTAGGGAAACTGGCTCCATATACAGGGTGGTACACAGCAATGTTGTGCCTATCCCCCTCCACACGCTCAAACATCCACGAAACCTGCAAATCAGAAAGAAAGAGGAAATCAATCCTCGCACGGCATTGCTTTTACATGCAGCATCCTGCTATCCACTTAACTAGATTGATGAAGGAAACACTGCACAACTATTGGGCCTGTGCTGAACTGTCACTAAAACTTACATTTGTTCAACAACTACAGGTTGCAAATCATTTGTtttcaaatttgtttttaagCCCTGAATTCTGTAGTTGAGATctctgtatatttaaatgtaactcAAGTATCTTTATCAAGCAGACGGATTCTATTCATAACTGCTGATAACCTTGAAATCATCAGTTTAGAAATAGTATAATCAAGTATAATCAAACTCACTGCCTTGTGCAACAGTATATTATGCCCTCATCTTTTTGGgagaatgtgacactgaagactgaaaattcagctttgcattacaggaataaaatagatcttaaaatatattcaaacagagtATAGTTGTttctactgtatttctgatcaaattactgcagccttgatgagcacaagagacttttaAGATTCTTAAAACCCCAATCCTTTGAATATTTCATAAACCCAAATGTATTCATTTACCAAACGTGATTTCTGAGACTTGGACCGAATCAAGAAAGCCTCGTCTCACCTGTGTGAGTTTGGTGGTCCCACTGTCGATGAACTGACAGCGCAGATTGACAGATCCATTTGGATACGCAGTGACTTCTGGTTCCACTCGAACACGCTGACTCCAGACCGCTGTAAAAGAGGAAAGAGGGAGACATTAGAACGGCCCGGTATCACAGCCTCCATCAACATTACTCAAATGAAACCCAGACGTCAGGCTAATACCAAACACACCAAAGTGAGTGGCGTTATATTCCTGGGCCTGAGCTTCCTCTGGGAAACAGAGCAGTCTCAGACTGATTAGAGCGCAGTGGCTTCATATCTATCGACTGAATGTGCAGACTGTCTCAGCGTGAGACTTATCCTGCTTTGATTGCCCATaattaaagaagaagaaaaagcacAACTTTGAGCTCCCTCATCAACGCAGCATCAATCTACACGAGCACGGATATGGATCAGAGTAGGGTTGAACAAATGCATCTGGATGAGAAGCATTATTACAGTTAATATAAAACGTTTTACTCCCACAATGCAACACATTCCCAAGTGAAACAGGATTTTCAAGGAAACTTGTAGGGTTGCGCTAGATTCAATATCtgattggatttttttatttggtaTAATATGAGCTAATTAATTGACCAGGAACATGTATTAAACCTGTAAAGCCTGAAAATagaaaaagtcagatttttttaatggtttgttgaagctttataaaaagataattgtaaaaaaaaaatagggtcacactttattttatggtccaattatcgctattaacaaaccattaactatgattttgcctcaataaactcccaatttgctgcttattaatagttagtaaggtagttgttaagttttggTTTGGGGTAAGATTAgtaatgtagaatatggtcattcagaataagtgctttataagtactaatatatgttaatatgtacctatatgttaataatagacatgctaataagcaactaggtaatagtgagaattggccactaaaataaagtattaccaaAAATAGTATAATTGATATATCAGGCTTTAGTACGTCATtgcataaaaatgcaatttgGTGCATCCGCTCATACTGTAATTATTGGCCCAAAAATGATAgctttaatgtaaaattaaacaatGTATGCAAGGAAAGTCGTAAACCTAAGTTGCACaagtaagtgttcatcttgaaatattactaacaacataaaagttattaTGTTTACCTCataaaaatcagtaaagattTTACTACATATACCCTTGACTATCTTTCTCCTTTTTGGGGGGATAAAAGCCTCATTTAGATCTCTATTATGTGTTCAAGGCCTCATTTTAGTCTGAAAGGAATCTTAATTGTTTTTGCTTGTGTGCGATATAATTAGTGGAAACTTTCTCAGCATCAGCGCCAAACACATCTCTCAGCACATAACAGATGGATTCTGCAAACTGAAAATTACATTACACACTTCACTTGGACGTAATTAAGTGCATAAATAACTAAAAAGAAATcatcaaaataatgtttatgcTGCTTTTAAAACTGTATCTCGTCCTTGAACAAAACAGTCAAGTGATCATTATATTATAACAGGAGGTTAAAGCCTAGAAAATAAAATACCTGCACATTTATTAGTGCTACAAAAACAAACCTGTGATACTATATCTGCTCACACTGATGATAAATGCCATCTGCACTGCGGTGCAAATCATGACGCTTTCAAAGAAATACTTCCTCTTTTGAAAACGTTGATCCCAAACAGTGATCTTTGTGTCAGCACAGCATTCGCTTATGCAAGGCCACAAAGTTCTTCAAAACTCACTCGCTTGCTTTCTGCTTTCACATTTTCTCACTCAGCCATACACAAAGGCAGGGTAAAATAAACAATCCGTGCTTTGGCTGGGCTCCTCGGCCGACTCCAGCGAGCTCCTGCGGAGACAGAAGCGAGAGTCCTCCAGCTCAGAGCTCCAGGAGTCAAAGGCCAGCGAGCAGCATGAGAGCTGCTCCATATATACTGATGGAATAAGGAATGGCTcagtgctcaaacacacacacattcacgaAACAGCTGCTCTTGACAAGCTACAGATGCATCAGCATGCTCAAACACTCCAAACACAGACCTCAAATTGCATGCACCCCGGAGAGGATTAAATCCATCAAATGAAGGGTTGCAGCAACATAAAATCATACATAAACAGAGCTTGATTCGGTCATAGAAACGCATACCCTCAAATGCAAAGGCATTGTCCTCTTACGCTTCACCACAATGAAAAGATCTAACTCTGTTTATGTTCCACAAAGGCATTAAATCGATTTGACCTCAGGATGGCAAGCCTCCTATAAATCAGGTCTGTTAGCCAACACTGACTGAAGAGTATGTGACACACTGTAGAGGATGCCAAATACTTGTACTGCACTctaatgtgtgtgtattaaatgtggtctccgtgattttgccaagacagacatgttcctggatcaacatcttttgctgatcctggatcaacattactgtccagaaatatagacttaacccaatccctacccctaaacctaaccctacccataattaattcctaaaatcagtgggaaatgatagctgactAATAAGGGTGTATAAGCACCTAACCGTgactgtaagcctaaaacaggtatttcctgaaaagttatatctcaattctgattggttgataggAATGTTGTTCCAGAATTAACAaggatgttgttccaggaacatgttgtacttagtgaaatcacgctcaccattAAAAGTACCGGAGGCTCTATGACACAAGCTTGATTTCAATGCATGATTGTgtcaaaatgcaatttatattgCAACTTAAAAACGCATCAAAAGAGCAGGTATTGATCATTAACTTGGAAGATCATTGAAATGGAAACGTTATGCGTTTCGGCCATTTATTTACGtttgaaaatgggtttcaaagtgaAAGTTTTCTAAAATAATAGCATTATTGTGTCCttgtaaactacaaaaatgcgAATTTGGGAACTGAATAAgcgaaaatgtaaatttttgaaaCTTGTGTGTTCCTATAGTATAGACTGACTGAACAAGTTTCTTTATAAAGTGGCATCGCCAACTagtggcctggcatgcataatacagtttttttttttttgcagatctgTGTGAACAGGCAATTGTTTTGACAACACTGTCATCTACATGTGAACATTTTCCAAAATGCAAAAGGAAAAACTCTAAAACGGCTATAGTGCCGTATTTCATTTTTATCAAGTCAACACTTTGTCAACTGCCAACACAGTGCAACAGTTAGAAGAAAATCTTGCTGGGCCACTTGAACGTAGCTACTGACATGTTTATTACTAGCTCAATTACCTGAATAACACCACTTGTGGTTTAAAGGCACAGATTCGTCTATATACGCCCCATTAAACTTTCTGATGATGTTTATATCTGTcacaataatgcaaacatttacaAAGCACAAAATCAAGCTtacacagctttaaaaaaaattgcattcatGTACAATAGCtttgcatcaaaaataaattacttttaaatatgcATTCAGTTAGAAAATTGCCATTTTAAATGCTAATATCGTGTTTCACAATAATACTTTTACTACATTTTTGATcacaaatgcagctttggtgaggaGAAGACAAGAGAATGACTATTTGATATGACGTATAaaaatttatttctaaaaaaggaaaaggCAAAATAAAGTATGTTATTACGTGTTTTGTGTCAGAataattatttactatttttatatacattcacATCCATCTAAACCTTCTAAATAGAAGTCTCTGTCAACAAATATTGCTCGTTATTTGTATTTGACAAACAATGTTCGACTAATGCATCTACTGTGGGTATTTACATTTAATCTCCATTTAACGTGTCAATCACACAAGAATGGAGGTATTTAAACGAGTTTCCCATATCACTGTGTGCTCGCTGCATGTCCGTGTCCAGGGCTTCAGTGTCAGGAAGTGTGTGTTTTCATTATACCAGGAACAGCATGTGACTCAGTGTAGCAGAATTCTCCCTGAAGGTACACAATGGCCTGTCAGACCAGCTCCACAGAATAAGAAACAGAAGCACAAAGCATTTATTCACTCACCTCGCACAGCTTGCTCTTCTTTTGCTTTCTTCTATCTCAGTCTCATAACTctatttccctctctctcttcctccataCACATCAACAAATGAGTCATAGAGTGGTGTGTAGTTGTACGATGCTTTAGTCATTCGTTTTACATGGGGTCAGTGAAAGAACGCCATGGATTTcagaacgaaagaaagaaagagaaaaggagaaCAACACGGTGAAGAGCGAACATGGATCAGCTCTCGACTCATTTGCATGCGTACTCAGCATGCTCTACAGCCTCCTTTTGTGTTCAAGTGTTTCGGTTCATATTCCTGTACTGATCTACTATTTGCACTGGTTTTAATACCTCTGAAACAGTCGGCCGTCTGCATGCTGCTGATACGCTTTACTTAAGGATGACAAATGAACACAAGCAGGCCAGCAACAGGCTCTTCAAtaagacacaaacacatttaagGGGAACTAGCAATTTCACAAAAGCACATAAGCTTGCTTTATGTTCTCAATGCAAAGCCCATCTGTGCTTATATAGAATAACGTGTGGTAATGACctcattaatatatacatatatatgcaccGCAGGGAAGATTCTGCCATAAGGCATCAACTATTTACACTAACTAATGTTTAATGAGAGCTATACATGTAGGTGTAACCTTAAAGGACAATTTAGTCTTTATGTCACTATTTACACACCCTCAAGACATTACATACAACTATCTTTGCTCGTTGGGGGTTTTGCACACCATCAttgtaattacattaaaaaaaaaaaaaaagaagaaaccaatGTGGAATGAAGCCATCTAACTTCAAAAAGCACCACTAAAGGATCATTACAGTGGTCCATATGACGACTGCATTTGCAGAGTtgataatattgtaaatatatatatatatatatatatatatatatatatatatatatatatatatatatatatatatatatatatatatatatatatatatatatatatatatatatatagagagagagagagagagagagagagagagagagagagagagagagagagagagagagagagagagagagagagagagagagagagagagagtatatcaGTAGTATGGAGTTTTCATTATCAattctccatatatatatatattccatattTGCATAACTTTCGAGTGTGTTTCAGCTGGTAAATACCTCCATTGGTCCGTGGCGATTACATAATAGTTAAGTGTGCTCTGGAGCTCCACCTTCACTGATGTGGAAATCCATCCGTTGAGATCAGATGTCTATGAGTAAGTATTTATTCTGTGTAATTCTAACTGAAAGCAACGCTGAAACTAGGAATATATGacaatgctatataaataaacatggcGTGATTTTACTGGAATCCTGAAttgctgaattgttttaaatcagATGATttcttaaaggatagttcacccaaaaatagaaTTTGTGTGACAATTTACTTGCATGTCAACAGTCTGAAAAAtcttggtaaccaaacagttgaaaGTTGCCATTAACTTCTATACTGATTGTATTTCTTTCCAacttgaggctgagtaaatgacgACAATTTTCAAGACTGTCAGTGATAACTGGCATATGATTCCCATCCGTTCCTCTTACAAAGCTACTGTATCACTTGAATgatttggaatatagtgcatgagCAACATGGACTAACATATATGAAACTTTTATGGTGCATTTTAGAAGCTTCAGTCTCCACTGGATTCACCGGTATGatcttcaaaatgtcttattttgagTCCCACAAAAGGAACTCATGAACATttggaaaaacacacacatatattggaGGTTTGAGCTATCAAAGCAAAGCAATATTACCTTAAATAAAAAGTGTCTTCATTGACAACAGAAATAATTTAACGGACAAGGACAAAACACGCATTCAAGAATGTGCCTGTCTTTAAATACTTCTTTCATTATCAACATTTTTGTCTACTCTCAGCCAGCCTCAGCTTTTCCTCTCGCAGACCTCCTTTTCTCATGAAAAGAGTCATGTGAGGCTCAGGTCAGGTGCTTTACTAACCACATATGACAAACTAACCACATTTAAAGGGAACAAGCTGTTTACCAAAATACCATTAGCTTGCTGTATGCGGTCAATGAAAAGCTCAGAGATGTCTGTGATATAGATGTTATTTCTAAAATAACATATCCA includes:
- the LOC127978918 gene encoding nectin-2 isoform X2; amino-acid sequence: MSDFTMINCCLILSACLLSSQAVWSQRVRVEPEVTAYPNGSVNLRCQFIDSGTTKLTQVSWMFERVEGDRHNIAVYHPVYGASFPNKDFEGRVSFTQGSLENPSIRISKLKMVDAGKYICEYATYPSGNEQGTTTLIMLARPKNSATAVPVQAGSSEVVVARCEAAQGKPEATISWSTGVAGRYNDTAVPESDGTVTVKSEYRMIPTPAENGKEITCVVNQRTQNEPNSFPLKLVVQYPPTVTIEGYDSNWYMGRTDVVLTCQADANPAPTEVTWRAASGQLPPSVQVDQNRLLVKKVDETVNTTFVCEVKNSLGSGKKELVVMVIDQPLPPQASATTGAVVGGIIAAIIILCLIGAGVAMYHKRRRSMENGEGPPKHKPPPPMKSGSSTEMLNKPQDKTTTITETQPLSNNEASYYETNSAEPVTDLDDDNNGPPANGNTPTVWDSSGQPPEKDSITGETLPPYEPADVTNTVYSNIAREESFVSKSMIV
- the LOC127978918 gene encoding nectin-2 isoform X1, coding for MSDFTMINCCLILSACLLSSQAVWSQRVRVEPEVTAYPNGSVNLRCQFIDSGTTKLTQVSWMFERVEGDRHNIAVYHPVYGASFPNKDFEGRVSFTQGSLENPSIRISKLKMVDAGKYICEYATYPSGNEQGTTTLIMLARPKNSATAVPVQAGSSEVVVARCEAAQGKPEATISWSTGVAGRYNDTAVPESDGTVTVKSEYRMIPTPAENGKEITCVVNQRTQNEPNSFPLKLVVQYPPTVTIEGYDSNWYMGRTDVVLTCQADANPAPTEVTWRAASGQLPPSVQVDQNRLLVKKVDETVNTTFVCEVKNSLGSGKKELVVMVIESTEDPSSAGMVAGAILGSFLALVLVSALVAFLVMRSRRHQHGYSGDGEQGAYGNKTRLFGGKKASKNGAGSNNNGPIYTYRESEPGVLTEKCNEFPRMTGSTPTAHDILLSGELNEAERRKFDALNDSLDDDEEEDERYDRFSGLSPSYQIHRHKDECTLYLDDDMESQRDGSIISRTAIYV